The Virgibacillus phasianinus genome includes a window with the following:
- the qoxB gene encoding cytochrome aa3 quinol oxidase subunit I, with protein MELDEFFVTGEPLIYGGMVAIVLVSSAIIFILTYFKKWTWLWRDWLTTVDHKKIGIMYILSALAMLFRGGMDALMMRVQLAFPDMNFLAAQHYDEVFTTHGTVMIIFMAMPFLIGLMNIVVPLQIGARDFAFPYLNALSFWAFFFGAMLFNISFVIGGSPDAGWTSYTPLAGAAMSPGPGQNFYLLGLQLAGIGTLATGINLMVTILKLRAPGMKLFKMPIFSWSTLITCFIIIFAFPILTVALALLTIDRVFGSQFFTLTGEGLPMMWANLFWLWGHPEVYIVVLPAFGIFSEIIAAFAKKRLFGYTAMVWSIIIIAGLSFLVWVHHFFTMGAGAFVNSVFSISTMLIAVPTGVKIFNWLGTLHKSKIEFTTPMLWSLAFIPSFVMGGVTGVMLGMAAADFQFHNSYFLVAHFHYVLIAGTVFACFAGLIYWYPKMFNHKLNERLGKWSFWFFLIGFHVCFFPQYFIGLDGMPRRIFYSAPEWFTLNFISTVGAFGMGVGFAIFVYNIYYSLRYSERETDGDSWGVGRTLEWATPTPVPHYNFATLPEHLGYDAFMDMKENGETTYDKKKLKHIHMPSNSGKPIIMMAILSFASFALVFEWVTLAAIGLFGGIIMMIIRSFDYDEGYHVEVDEINEIERTARGLNNE; from the coding sequence ATGGAACTGGATGAATTTTTTGTCACAGGTGAGCCACTGATATACGGCGGTATGGTAGCAATTGTTCTTGTATCATCGGCGATCATCTTCATCCTGACTTATTTCAAAAAATGGACGTGGCTATGGCGTGATTGGCTAACGACCGTTGATCATAAGAAAATAGGAATTATGTATATCTTAAGTGCGCTTGCCATGTTATTCCGTGGCGGTATGGATGCACTCATGATGCGTGTGCAACTTGCATTTCCGGACATGAACTTTTTGGCCGCGCAACATTACGATGAAGTTTTTACAACACATGGTACAGTCATGATTATTTTCATGGCGATGCCGTTTTTAATTGGGCTAATGAATATCGTCGTACCTCTGCAAATTGGTGCACGTGACTTCGCATTCCCGTATCTTAACGCACTTAGTTTCTGGGCGTTCTTTTTCGGGGCAATGTTATTCAATATTTCCTTTGTTATTGGAGGGTCACCTGATGCCGGCTGGACAAGTTACACACCTCTTGCTGGTGCAGCAATGAGCCCGGGACCAGGTCAGAACTTCTACTTATTAGGACTGCAGCTTGCAGGTATAGGTACACTTGCAACAGGTATTAACCTGATGGTTACAATACTAAAGCTGAGAGCACCAGGAATGAAATTATTTAAAATGCCAATTTTCTCTTGGTCAACATTAATAACTTGTTTTATCATTATCTTTGCGTTCCCTATTTTAACTGTAGCTTTAGCACTATTAACAATTGACCGTGTATTTGGTTCACAGTTCTTTACGCTGACAGGTGAAGGGTTACCAATGATGTGGGCGAACCTATTCTGGCTATGGGGTCACCCGGAAGTTTATATCGTAGTCTTGCCGGCGTTCGGTATATTCTCGGAAATTATCGCAGCCTTTGCTAAAAAACGGCTATTCGGATATACCGCAATGGTTTGGTCAATCATTATTATTGCAGGATTAAGCTTCCTTGTTTGGGTGCACCACTTCTTTACCATGGGAGCTGGAGCATTTGTTAACTCGGTATTCTCGATTTCGACCATGTTAATTGCTGTTCCAACCGGTGTTAAAATATTTAACTGGCTCGGAACGCTGCACAAATCAAAAATTGAATTTACAACACCAATGCTTTGGTCGCTCGCATTTATTCCGAGTTTCGTAATGGGTGGTGTAACTGGTGTTATGTTAGGAATGGCAGCAGCTGACTTCCAGTTCCATAACTCTTACTTCTTGGTTGCGCACTTCCATTACGTGCTAATTGCCGGTACTGTGTTCGCATGTTTTGCTGGACTTATTTACTGGTATCCAAAAATGTTTAATCATAAATTGAATGAACGGCTCGGCAAATGGAGCTTCTGGTTCTTCCTGATTGGCTTCCATGTTTGTTTCTTCCCGCAGTATTTTATCGGGTTAGACGGAATGCCACGAAGAATTTTCTATAGTGCACCGGAATGGTTTACACTTAACTTTATTTCAACGGTTGGTGCATTCGGAATGGGTGTAGGATTTGCGATTTTCGTATACAACATTTACTACAGTCTGCGCTACAGTGAACGCGAAACAGACGGCGATTCCTGGGGTGTAGGACGGACATTGGAATGGGCAACACCAACACCAGTGCCGCATTACAATTTTGCAACATTACCAGAACATCTTGGCTATGATGCTTTCATGGATATGAAAGAAAATGGCGAAACAACTTATGATAAGAAGAAACTCAAGCATATCCATATGCCAAGTAACTCTGGAAAACCAATCATCATGATGGCAATATTGAGTTTCGCAAGCTTTGCCCTCGTCTTTGAATGGGTTACACTAGCTGCAATTGGCTTATTCGGAGGAATTATCATGATGATTATCAGATCCTTTGACTATGATGAAGGCTACCATGTTGAAGTTGACGAGATAAATGAAATTGAACGCACGGCAAGGGGGTTAAATAATGAGTGA
- the qoxC gene encoding cytochrome aa3 quinol oxidase subunit III: MSEQELKSGPLEYQTEDGQLKIIGFWIFLAAELALFATLFATYAVLFGRTADGPTPGELFEAKSALIMTFLLLTSSFTCGIAIHEMRRGSKKGLITWLIITLILGLAFLGFEVDEFITYVHEGATIQTSAFWSGFFILTGTHGLHVTLGVGWATMILIQLFRRGITKVTSRKIFVVGLYWHFLDVVWIFIFTSVYLIGMVM; this comes from the coding sequence ATGAGTGAACAAGAACTTAAATCAGGACCATTAGAATACCAAACAGAAGATGGACAATTAAAAATCATTGGTTTCTGGATTTTCCTTGCTGCGGAACTTGCGTTATTCGCAACTCTATTTGCAACCTATGCCGTGTTATTTGGACGTACTGCGGACGGACCAACTCCGGGTGAACTTTTCGAGGCAAAAAGCGCGTTAATCATGACGTTCCTTCTGTTAACGAGTAGTTTCACTTGTGGAATTGCGATTCATGAAATGCGTCGCGGTTCAAAAAAAGGGTTAATCACATGGCTGATTATTACACTGATTCTTGGTCTTGCCTTCCTTGGCTTCGAGGTTGATGAATTTATCACTTACGTCCATGAAGGTGCTACTATTCAAACAAGCGCCTTCTGGTCCGGGTTCTTTATATTAACCGGAACCCATGGATTGCACGTAACATTAGGTGTTGGATGGGCAACGATGATTCTGATCCAGCTTTTCAGACGAGGAATAACGAAAGTAACAAGCCGCAAAATCTTTGTCGTTGGATTATACTGGCACTTTCTGGACGTTGTTTGGATCTTTATTTTTACAAGTGTTTATTTGATTGGGATGGTGATGTAA
- a CDS encoding cytochrome C oxidase subunit IV family protein, translating into MAEQSKKIPTQHIIGFALSVILTIIAAWTALGSDLSTTWIITGIMVLAVLQAAIQLFMFMHITEKGVGNAPWNMIFHGFVIVAIIVAGSLFTMSYGFGHDMNDMDNDNMDMEHMEHMEQDN; encoded by the coding sequence ATGGCAGAACAATCGAAAAAAATCCCTACGCAGCATATAATCGGATTTGCATTATCAGTAATATTAACCATTATTGCTGCCTGGACTGCTCTCGGTTCAGATTTATCAACCACATGGATTATTACAGGTATTATGGTCCTTGCGGTATTGCAGGCTGCAATTCAGCTATTCATGTTCATGCATATCACAGAGAAAGGCGTTGGGAATGCCCCTTGGAATATGATATTTCATGGATTTGTGATAGTTGCGATTATTGTTGCTGGGTCATTATTTACCATGTCTTACGGATTTGGACATGATATGAATGATATGGATAACGACAATATGGACATGGAGCATATGGAACATATGGAGCAGGATAATTAA
- a CDS encoding bifunctional metallophosphatase/5'-nucleotidase, whose translation MKLKLIHTNDVHSNFENFSKAASLIKKYKDEHSLVLDGGDFADFKSIELQGTKGMAAIELLENVGYDALTIGNNEMFNGVDTLERMASNSSFSFISNNLFRKDQSRINGVVPSTIIEKGGIRILITGSSPNLDEFNDGLGVHISCYKQALSEEIMRNQGKYDICILLSHIGTFADLEIAEEIGGIDVIISAHDHQLYSEVKVINQTIMNSAGCYGEYVGIIELEVTGDKVELLSSANIPTTSAQIDQGIVSILQRNKEKAIEVLSEPLYAIDLPLWHDVIEENPITNLIADGLKDMLDCDIGLINSGIVNAGIFTNLSNKKLIEICPSPLNPTTFEVKGKDLLLALEQSLDAQICLADGRGPGFRGKYAGRLHVSGATITHDGKIITKMLIGDVPVEAESWYTMASSDYLQRGSGYESLANNRHVTYSPEEIRDVIKSYADRQDYIEKAFVNRWHASSEITV comes from the coding sequence ATGAAATTAAAGCTTATACATACCAATGATGTTCATAGTAACTTTGAAAACTTTTCAAAAGCGGCGTCTTTAATTAAAAAATATAAGGATGAACACAGCCTTGTTCTTGATGGAGGAGACTTCGCTGATTTCAAAAGTATTGAGCTGCAGGGAACAAAAGGGATGGCTGCAATCGAATTGTTGGAGAATGTTGGTTATGATGCCCTAACAATTGGAAATAATGAAATGTTTAACGGTGTTGATACACTTGAACGTATGGCCAGCAACAGTTCGTTTTCATTCATCAGCAACAATTTATTTCGAAAAGATCAATCCCGGATTAATGGTGTTGTCCCAAGTACTATCATTGAAAAAGGTGGAATTCGTATTCTCATTACTGGATCCTCTCCCAATCTGGATGAATTTAATGATGGTCTTGGAGTTCATATTAGTTGCTATAAACAGGCTCTTTCGGAAGAAATTATGAGGAATCAAGGGAAATATGACATCTGTATACTGCTTAGTCACATTGGAACCTTTGCTGACCTGGAAATTGCAGAAGAAATTGGTGGTATTGACGTTATTATTTCTGCCCACGACCATCAGCTTTATTCAGAAGTGAAAGTAATCAATCAAACAATTATGAACAGTGCCGGTTGTTATGGGGAGTATGTCGGCATTATTGAACTTGAGGTGACAGGTGATAAGGTGGAATTACTAAGTTCGGCAAACATCCCGACCACATCTGCCCAAATAGATCAGGGGATTGTATCAATTTTGCAACGGAACAAAGAAAAAGCAATAGAAGTGCTGAGTGAGCCGCTATACGCAATCGACCTTCCGCTTTGGCATGATGTAATCGAAGAAAATCCAATTACCAACTTAATTGCGGACGGCTTAAAAGATATGCTGGATTGTGATATTGGGTTAATTAACAGTGGTATCGTCAATGCTGGTATTTTTACCAATTTATCAAATAAAAAATTAATTGAAATCTGTCCATCACCACTGAATCCAACCACCTTTGAGGTTAAAGGAAAGGACCTCTTACTTGCATTGGAACAATCGCTCGATGCACAGATTTGTTTAGCAGATGGGAGAGGACCTGGTTTTAGAGGGAAATATGCAGGAAGATTGCATGTTTCAGGTGCCACTATTACTCACGATGGGAAAATAATAACCAAAATGCTAATCGGCGATGTACCGGTTGAAGCCGAATCCTGGTATACTATGGCTTCTTCCGACTACTTGCAACGCGGATCTGGTTACGAATCACTTGCTAATAATCGTCATGTGACGTATAGTCCAGAAGAAATTCGTGATGTAATTAAAAGCTACGCGGATCGCCAAGATTATATTGAGAAAGCATTTGTCAATCGCTGGCATGCAAGCAGTGAAATAACTGTGTGA